The Hydrogenobacter sp. genome has a window encoding:
- a CDS encoding nucleotide exchange factor GrpE: protein MQEKENQEGLTHQVEEVREELREEDRKIRELEEKVSKLEQIAKVANQRYVDLQRELELFKDRYRRDLEEQRKYGYEKLALDLLEVVDNFERAFSSVTQDPFTLLKGFELIYRELRRILEKYGIRELQIEGREFDPYLAEAVEKEYNPDVPPNTITKVIKKGYMIHERVLRPAKVVVSVQEEEIT, encoded by the coding sequence AAGAAAAGGAAAATCAAGAAGGATTGACACATCAAGTGGAAGAAGTTAGAGAAGAATTAAGAGAGGAAGACAGGAAAATAAGGGAACTTGAAGAGAAGGTATCTAAATTGGAGCAGATAGCCAAGGTCGCAAATCAGAGATATGTAGATCTTCAGAGAGAACTGGAGCTTTTCAAAGATAGGTACCGTAGGGATCTTGAAGAACAGAGAAAGTATGGATACGAAAAGCTTGCCCTTGATCTGCTTGAGGTGGTTGATAACTTTGAGAGAGCTTTTTCCAGCGTCACGCAGGATCCTTTCACCCTTTTGAAAGGTTTTGAACTCATATACAGAGAGCTCAGGAGGATACTTGAGAAGTACGGTATAAGGGAACTCCAGATAGAAGGCAGAGAGTTTGATCCATACCTAGCGGAGGCGGTGGAAAAGGAATACAATCCGGATGTACCACCAAATACGATCACAAAAGTCATCAAGAAAGGTTACATGATCCACGAGCGCGTGCTTAGGCCTGCAAAGGTTGTTGTGTCAGTGCAGGAGGAAGAGATCACCTGA